Within Marinomonas mediterranea MMB-1, the genomic segment AGCCGCGTTTCGAATGTGCTGTTCTACATCACTAACCTCGCGATTATTCAAGCTAGCGAGCATCACTAAGTCAAATTCATTGCCAATACAGGCCGCGAGCTGACAAAGCTCTTGGGTTTCTTTAGGCAACCGGTGAATCTTACTTTGCATAAGGTCCACCACATTATCCGATACTTGCCACGCATCAATCCGCTCAATGTCCCAAGACCACTTTCCTTCAAACCGGTCAAAATAGAGTAAGGCTTCTTTGTGCAGCGCTTCCAACAATTGATTCAGAAAAAATGGATTTCCAAGAGTCTTATTAAAGCAACGTTTCGCCAAGGCTTTCTGATCCGAATCGTGTCGGTTAACGGTATCACCAATAAAGGCTTCGACCTGTTCAAGCGATAACGCATTCAGTTTTATATCAACGACTTGAAATTGTTGTTGCTGATGCACCTCTTTAAGAACAAGCGTCAGTTTATCCGTCGCCGCGACTTCATTATCTCGATACGCGCCGAGCAAGAGTAGGTGGTGCATTTGACTATTACGTGTTGCATTCTCAATCAATTGCAGCGATGCATTGTCAGCCCATTGCAAGTCGTCTAAAAACATCACTAGAGGATATTTTTCACTACAAAATAGCTCGATAAAGCGCGGAAAAATAATATTAAATCGATTTTGAGATTCAATCGCCGAAATGTGAACTAGCTCAGGCTGATCACCGACAATTAAAGAGAGATCTGGAATAAAGTCAGTCATGACTCGACCATTCTCACCAAGCACTTCAATTAAGCTCGCGCGCCACACATCTATCTTACTTTCGTCTTCCATTAGTATCTGACGAATTAAATCCTGACACGCTTTTTTAATCGCCGAATACGGAAGGTCACGATTATATTGATCAAATTTTCCTTGAATGAAAAAACCTGATTTCGCTTCAATAGGCTGACGTAACTCATTAATCAAGCAGGATTTACCTATCCCGGCATACCCGCTAATCAAACCAAATACGGCTTGACCAGAAAAACACGAGTCAACAGCATTAGAGAGCTGGGCGAGCTGCTCTTCACGCCCATAAAGTTTGTTCGGCACCGAAAAGTAAGAAGATTGATCCTTCTGCCCAATCATAAAACTCGACACTTCATTATGTAGATCGAGTTCATCAATACAGCGGCGTAAGTCGTGAATCAGGCCGGATGCGCTTTGATATCGCCCCTCCGGCGTTTTCGCTAACAGCTTTTGTATAATGTCAGACACGACTTGTGGAATATTTGCATCCAAAGACACCAAAGGAGTCGGCTCAATGGCAAGATGACAATGGATTAGATGTACAGGGTCTTCTGTTTCAAACGGAGGACGACCAGACAATAAATGATATAAAGTGGTGCCTAATGAATAATAGTCTGTGCGGTAGTCTAAGACACGATTGACACGCCCCGTTTGCTCCGGCGAGCTGTAATGCAACGACCCCATAAACTTTTGACTTTGGGCTTTGAGCTCTTGCTCACCAAATTCTCTAGCGATACCAAAGTCCAATAACGTCAACGTACCATGCTGGCTGTCCCACAAAACATTTCTCGGTGTTAAGTCACCGTGAATCACTTGCTCGTTGTGTATATCTGATAACGTCGTCACCACTCTTAATGCGATAGAAAGCGCTTCTCGTAGCGCAACGGAGTGTTGCTTCACATAGTTATTTAAACTCAAACCACTGGCATATTCATAAACAATACACACTGAGTTTTCGTGACGTTCTAATGCAAACGCCTCAACAACCCCCTCTACCTGCTTGAGTCTCTGGCAGATCGAAAACTCCCTTTTAAAACTGTTCACTTGGTCTGAGCTAGGAAATTCATGCCGTAGTAACTTCACAGCGACAGGAGTTGAGTCGTACTCCCTTAAGGCCTTAAAAACCAGAGAGTTTTTCCCTTCTGAGAGTAGTGACTGAACTTGATAGCCAGGAATTTCGATCATTTCCTATTTCCCTAATTTCAGAGAACGTTCTAAAAGAAAAGCATTTGAAGCTGATTTCATTGCTTCAAAGTTCTACTTGTACCTTCCATACCCTATGGTAAATTGCAAAAGCAGTGCAAGGCGTTTCATCAAATTTAACATAACCAAGCCATATAATATGGGCAATGGTTGTCGATTTAGTAGAAAAAGGCACAAATAGTGTAGAACGTACACCGTAATAATAGGATAAGAAGGAAGGTTATATGCAATCGTTGAATTCAAAATCACCTGAAAAAATCGCTATTTTAGGTGGAGGCGTATCCGCCATTACCGCCGCATTTCGATTAACGCGAGAAGAAAATTGGAAAGAAAAGTACGACATCACCCTATATCAGCTCGGCTGGCGCATCGGAGGTAAGGGGGCCAGTGGACGTAATATGGCAGAGCATGCACGTATTGAAGAGCATGGCATTCACGTCTGGTTTGGCTTTTATCAGCAGTCCATCAAGTTCATGCGCGAATGCTATCAAGAACTTAATCGTCAAACCGGCCCTATGCAAACCTTTAACGACGCTTTTGTTCCACACAATTCAACCGCCGTTGCTCAGTACTACCAAGACGAATGGATTCCCTGGGTATTTGATTTACAATCCTTTTTTGATGGTGATAGCAAAGTCGATAATGACGAGTCGTTTGCTATTAAAATCGTTCAAGTTATCCAACGCTTCTTTTCGCCTTTTGCTAATGAGCTTAAAACCACATTAGACAAGCATCCAAAATTTGATAGCTTAATTGAGGCGATAGAAAAAGCAGAAAAACAATTCAAGAAGATTGAAGATTATGTCGAAGAAGCCATTGAAGACGGCCTTGCAGACATATTGGTTGGCCTAAGAAAGGTCATTGCTGAAATTTGTGAGAAAGCGGAAGAATTTCTTCCCTTACTAGACAACCCTCTTCTGCGCTTCACCATCAAAAAACTCCTTGGCATCGACATCACAAAAAAAGATGTCGATGAAGCAGAGCTGTGTGTGACCCGATTATGGTTATTAGCCGACTTCGGACTAACCCTCGCCATTGGTATGTTAAAAGACAGCGGCAGTCACGATCACTACGACCACCTAAACGACATCGAATTTTCCGACTGGATGAAAAATCATGGTGCCAGCCAAGAAACGCTAGATGGCCCATTTATGAACACCGTTTACTGTGGTTTCTTTGCTTACCAAAACGGCGACATGGAAAAACACAATCTAGAAACAGGCACCTTTTTGAATGCGATTATTTACGGCGCAACACACAGTAATGGTACCTTCGTCTATCGAATGCATGCGGGTATGGGGGACGTGGTCTTTGGCCCATACTATGAAGTGTTGAACGAGTTAGGCGTAAAATTTAAGTTTTTCCATAACGTTCAAGAGTTGGTAGCGGGCACAGACGCCAGCGGCAACCCCATTGTTGAAAAGATTAAAATTGCAAAACAAGTTCCTCTCAAGGATGAAGCGAAAGGCTATGACCCGCTTGTCGATGTAAAAGGTTTACCTTGTTGGCCTTCCGCACCAATCTACGACCAAATTGAAGACGACATTGCGGAAAAACTCATCGCTAACAAAATTGATCTTGAGTCGCTTTGGACAAACTGGCCTGAAATATACGATCAACCTCAAATCGAGTTGGTCGCTGGAACAGACTTTGACCGTGTTATTTTAGGCATGTCGGTCGCTTCAATCCCTTATGTTGCTCCTTCTTTATTAGAGAAGAGTCCCAAAATGGCTAAGATGACCGAGAAAGTTGAAACGGTCTGCACTCAGGCGTTTCAACTTTGGTTCAATAAAGACGTAAAAGAACTAGGCTGGCCTGCAGATAAGGTAGGAGAGCTACAGCCCGAGTGGCTAGGGTACGCAACACAGCAGGTCGATAACTGGGCGTCGGTGAGCTATTTAACGAAAGTTGAAGACTGGCCAGCAGATGCCACACCAAAAAACATCAGCTATTTCTGCGGTACCTTTACACCAACTACCCCGGCGCCAAAAGCGCCAAATCCTCAATACCCAATGGCACAGAAAGCGTCTGTTGAACAACTCACCAAAACCATGATGACACAGAAGTTTCACCCATTTATGAACAATGCCAATCCAGAGACTGGCGTGTTTGAATGGGATTGGCTATCTGATACGAGTGGTTCAGAGGGCGAAAGTAGGTTCCAAAGCCAATACTGGCGCTCAAATATCGACCCTTCTGAGCGTTATGTTCAAGCGATCACAGGCACCGCGCAATACCGCCTAAAAACCGACGAAAGTGGCTTTAGCAACCTGTTGCTAACAGGAGACTGGATTCAAA encodes:
- a CDS encoding NAD(P)-binding protein, whose translation is MQSLNSKSPEKIAILGGGVSAITAAFRLTREENWKEKYDITLYQLGWRIGGKGASGRNMAEHARIEEHGIHVWFGFYQQSIKFMRECYQELNRQTGPMQTFNDAFVPHNSTAVAQYYQDEWIPWVFDLQSFFDGDSKVDNDESFAIKIVQVIQRFFSPFANELKTTLDKHPKFDSLIEAIEKAEKQFKKIEDYVEEAIEDGLADILVGLRKVIAEICEKAEEFLPLLDNPLLRFTIKKLLGIDITKKDVDEAELCVTRLWLLADFGLTLAIGMLKDSGSHDHYDHLNDIEFSDWMKNHGASQETLDGPFMNTVYCGFFAYQNGDMEKHNLETGTFLNAIIYGATHSNGTFVYRMHAGMGDVVFGPYYEVLNELGVKFKFFHNVQELVAGTDASGNPIVEKIKIAKQVPLKDEAKGYDPLVDVKGLPCWPSAPIYDQIEDDIAEKLIANKIDLESLWTNWPEIYDQPQIELVAGTDFDRVILGMSVASIPYVAPSLLEKSPKMAKMTEKVETVCTQAFQLWFNKDVKELGWPADKVGELQPEWLGYATQQVDNWASVSYLTKVEDWPADATPKNISYFCGTFTPTTPAPKAPNPQYPMAQKASVEQLTKTMMTQKFHPFMNNANPETGVFEWDWLSDTSGSEGESRFQSQYWRSNIDPSERYVQAITGTAQYRLKTDESGFSNLLLTGDWIQNGFNMGCVESATLSGLQTAEAIIKTQE